From Pseudomonas sp. AN-1:
TGCTTGGCGGTGGTCTGGCTCCAGGCGCGGAGGGCTCGGTCGGCGGCCTCGATGGCGAACTCGGTCTCGGCCTTCTTGCACACCGGCAGCTCGGCCAGCAGCGCGCCGGCTGCACCTGCCAGTACAGGTCCATGGCCTCCTGCCACTGGCCGTTCTTCGCCAGCTGGAAGACCTTCGGGAAGTAGTCGCCCATCCACTGCGTGTAGCTGGTACCCGAGAACTGCAGGTCCATGAACTTCATCAGCGGGATCACGTCGCTCTCGATCGGGCAACTGATGATGGTTTCGCTGCCGAAGCGGTGGTAGGTCTCGATCAGGCCAGCCACGTGCGGGAAACCCTGCTCGGCCTTGATGGCGACGATGTTCGGGCAGTCGTCGAGCAGGTAGCGGATCAGCGCCGGCGACATGCCCTGCGGATGCACGCGCTCGAAGCCCCACAGCGGGATGGGGAACAGCATTACGGCCAGGTCGGTGGCGTCGCAGAAGGCTCGGGTGTAGTCGTAGATCTCCTGCTCGCCCCCTGCAGTCGCCCGGACTGAGCCGTCCCGCCGCTTCAGCGTTGCGCCGATGCTCGACTGGACAGACCTTTAGAACATACGGCCACCCCTTCCTCTTGGAATAGTTTGACGGCGCTCAGGGCATCCGGGTAGGGCTCAATGCTCTCTACCTCGGCCGTCAGCACGCAAGCAAGATCGCATCTGGAATAGCTATACCGAA
This genomic window contains:
- a CDS encoding aldehyde dehydrogenase family protein, with the protein product MGLRARASAGHVAGADPLPARRLPEHRRHQGRAGFPARGWPDRDLPPLRQRNHHQLPDRERRDPADEVHGPAVLGYQLHAVDGRLLPEGLPAGEERPVAGGHGPVLAGAAGALLAELPVCKKAETEFAIEAADRALRAWSQTTAKHRSEVVNRWYQLVVEHKEDLATLITLEEGKPLSEARGEIDYAASFLQWFAEEAKRVRGDVIPATKPSQRILAGGRRHALGGAFFEPTVVADWLPTATSPAWRNPAGSSSRCSGCTKKACSQRCGV